One genomic segment of Culturomica massiliensis includes these proteins:
- a CDS encoding DUF3137 domain-containing protein: MVQDFNSVYSRIEPSILQLEEKRKKLKAQGCKKGSIAGGILFLIGIIISVCAEGGWLGATIAFIIALLVVFSYINAQSAELSAYYKKNIISVLLTSLCKDIQYLPESGISRTTFSATGLFAATPDRYRSEDRITGQLDKTTFDCAEVIAEEKRVTTDSKGRRSEHWVDIFRGFLFMADFHKNFNGQTIVFRNSWFKLHSGGRRVKLENPDFEKNFDVYSTDQVEARYILTPVMMEKLLALDRKFPGKITVSFFNSQVIIAIPDSCNHFEAGIWRTMKNQTIEKEFHTLAALIGIIDDLNLNLRIWSKE, encoded by the coding sequence ATGGTACAAGATTTCAATTCTGTATATTCCCGAATCGAACCGTCGATCCTGCAACTGGAAGAAAAAAGAAAAAAATTAAAGGCACAGGGCTGTAAAAAAGGAAGTATCGCCGGAGGGATTCTTTTCCTGATAGGCATCATTATATCGGTATGCGCCGAAGGAGGATGGCTGGGGGCAACGATTGCCTTCATTATCGCCCTTCTCGTTGTATTCAGCTATATCAATGCGCAATCTGCAGAATTATCTGCTTATTATAAGAAAAACATTATCTCAGTCCTCCTCACCTCGCTTTGCAAAGATATCCAGTATCTCCCGGAAAGCGGTATTTCCCGGACGACATTTTCTGCAACCGGATTATTTGCAGCAACACCCGACCGATACCGTTCCGAAGACAGGATCACCGGACAACTCGATAAAACTACCTTCGATTGCGCAGAAGTTATTGCCGAAGAAAAAAGAGTCACCACCGATTCCAAAGGACGTCGCTCGGAACATTGGGTCGATATCTTCCGGGGATTCTTGTTTATGGCTGATTTCCACAAAAATTTCAACGGTCAAACCATTGTTTTCCGGAATTCATGGTTCAAACTACATTCCGGAGGCCGCCGCGTAAAACTGGAAAACCCGGATTTTGAAAAAAACTTCGATGTCTATTCAACGGATCAAGTTGAAGCCCGCTATATTCTGACCCCTGTCATGATGGAAAAATTATTGGCCCTGGACCGGAAGTTTCCGGGTAAAATCACCGTCAGCTTTTTCAATTCCCAGGTTATCATTGCCATTCCGGACTCCTGCAATCATTTTGAAGCCGGCATCTGGCGTACCATGAAAAATCAAACCATCGAAAAAGAATTCCATACACTTGCAGCTTTAATCGGTATTATCGACGACCTGAACCTGAATTTAAGGATATGGAGCAAGGAATAA
- a CDS encoding calcium/sodium antiporter has translation MLLNILYLLLGFVILIYGANLLVDGGSALAFRLKIPNIVIGLTIVAFGTSAPELVVNVISSLEGKSELALGNVLGSNIFNILCILGVTATIYPIAIKKATTWIEVPLAVFAAFLLLIMFGNNHWPTPTPYVISRIEGIILLCFFVFFITYTFILARKGEAEEIKIKPYSLPKSIVFILLGLTGLILGGRLLVSGAVHIAEDLGVSQRIIAITILSIGTSLPELATSLIAAKKKNVDLAIGNVVGSNIFNTFLILGISGVITPVSMSLDNLTDIFVNLLATLLLFTFIFTGKGRKIERWEGIIFLIFYIGYMILLIY, from the coding sequence ATGCTACTAAACATTCTTTATCTGTTACTGGGTTTTGTCATTCTGATATACGGAGCCAATCTTTTAGTCGACGGAGGGTCCGCATTGGCTTTCCGGCTAAAAATACCCAATATCGTCATCGGCCTGACAATTGTTGCCTTCGGCACATCCGCGCCGGAATTAGTCGTCAATGTCATCTCTTCCCTGGAAGGGAAATCAGAACTGGCACTAGGTAATGTCTTGGGAAGTAACATTTTCAATATTCTATGTATTCTTGGGGTCACGGCAACCATTTATCCCATAGCCATAAAAAAAGCAACCACATGGATTGAGGTACCCCTGGCCGTATTTGCTGCATTTTTACTGCTGATCATGTTCGGCAACAACCATTGGCCTACCCCCACTCCATATGTAATCAGCCGCATAGAAGGAATTATATTGCTCTGTTTTTTCGTTTTCTTTATCACCTACACATTCATCCTGGCCAGGAAAGGAGAAGCTGAAGAAATTAAAATAAAACCGTATTCATTACCGAAATCCATCGTCTTTATCCTGCTTGGCCTTACCGGACTCATCCTCGGCGGACGCCTTTTGGTGAGCGGAGCCGTACACATCGCCGAGGACCTCGGCGTTTCCCAACGTATCATCGCCATTACAATTTTATCGATCGGCACTTCCCTGCCGGAACTGGCAACGTCCCTGATTGCAGCCAAAAAGAAAAACGTCGATCTGGCAATCGGAAATGTCGTCGGATCAAATATTTTCAATACATTTCTGATCCTCGGAATATCCGGCGTAATAACACCCGTATCCATGTCTTTGGACAACCTCACAGACATATTCGTCAATTTGCTGGCAACCTTGCTTTTGTTTACATTCATTTTTACAGGAAAAGGCCGGAAAATAGAAAGGTGGGAGGGTATTATTTTTTTAATCTTCTATATCGGATATATGATCCTGTTGATATACTAA
- a CDS encoding MATE family efflux transporter, with translation MNYTYKQIWLINLPIMVSLLMEQLINFTDSVFLGHVSPTALGASALATMYYTAIYMLGLGFSLGIQVVIARRNGERKYTETGRVFYQGLLLLSLFAIVIFGLSKLFSPALLRIAITSDSVYRATLQYIEWRDYNYLAAFPLLAIRAFFIGTTHTKILTLNSVIIILCNILFNYLLIFGNGGFPRLGISGAAIGTSLAEFIGLLFLIRHIQQVDGKRYGLSAIFDFKLSLHLISISVWTMVRSFFCIAPWFLFFVAIEHLGESELAAANIVRSISMLFFVIVNSFATTTISLVSNLIGGKQTSDVIPVCHRSILLTYTTGIPLILLAFAFSEDLLQLFTDDRAVVQTAFYPFCVMLSTFIISVPAYTYCNAVIGTGNTKIAFVFQMINIMLYLVYLFILTNTPGIPLAVFWTSEQVYVTVLFVLSLLYLQKGKWENKRILK, from the coding sequence ATGAACTATACATACAAACAAATATGGCTTATCAACCTGCCCATAATGGTAAGCCTGCTTATGGAACAATTGATCAATTTTACCGATTCTGTTTTTCTGGGACATGTCAGTCCGACAGCCTTAGGGGCATCAGCACTCGCAACAATGTACTATACGGCTATTTATATGCTCGGTCTGGGATTCAGCCTGGGCATACAGGTTGTGATTGCCAGAAGGAACGGAGAACGAAAATACACGGAAACCGGCCGGGTATTTTATCAGGGATTACTACTTCTGTCCCTTTTTGCCATTGTTATTTTCGGATTATCCAAACTATTTTCCCCTGCCTTGCTTCGGATCGCCATCACGTCGGACAGCGTTTACCGGGCTACGCTGCAATACATCGAATGGCGGGATTATAACTACCTGGCTGCCTTCCCACTATTGGCCATACGTGCTTTTTTCATCGGAACGACACATACCAAAATCCTTACGCTCAATTCGGTGATTATAATCCTCTGCAATATCCTGTTCAACTATCTGCTAATTTTCGGAAACGGAGGATTTCCCCGCCTGGGAATCAGCGGAGCCGCAATCGGAACATCACTTGCAGAATTCATCGGACTGCTGTTTCTGATTCGGCATATACAACAGGTTGACGGCAAACGATATGGATTAAGTGCAATTTTTGATTTTAAGTTATCACTTCATCTCATCAGTATATCTGTGTGGACGATGGTACGCTCATTCTTTTGTATTGCTCCCTGGTTTCTCTTCTTTGTTGCCATTGAACATCTGGGAGAATCTGAACTTGCAGCAGCAAACATTGTAAGAAGCATTTCCATGTTATTCTTTGTAATCGTCAATTCATTTGCCACGACAACAATTTCTCTGGTCAGTAACCTTATCGGCGGAAAACAGACTTCAGACGTAATACCTGTTTGCCACCGTAGCATCCTGTTGACCTATACAACAGGTATCCCGCTCATTCTGTTAGCATTCGCTTTTTCAGAAGACCTTTTACAGTTGTTTACCGACGACAGAGCAGTTGTTCAAACGGCATTTTATCCCTTTTGTGTAATGCTTTCCACATTTATTATCTCTGTACCAGCATATACCTATTGCAATGCCGTAATCGGTACCGGAAACACGAAAATAGCATTCGTATTTCAAATGATAAACATAATGCTCTATCTAGTCTATCTGTTTATATTAACAAATACCCCGGGTATTCCACTCGCCGTATTCTGGACCTCCGAACAGGTATACGTCACTGTATTATTTGTACTGTCTTTACTGTACCTCCAAAAAGGAAAATGGGAAAATAAACGCATTTTAAAATAA
- a CDS encoding TPM domain-containing protein has translation MSPEKYFTQAQKDAMVAAIQEAEKCTSGEIRIHFQNHCQTNPLDNAVEVFEKLKMHETAQRNGVLIFIALKDKKMAILGDAGINAKVSGNFWDDIKNRMVEKFKSGQICEGVCEAVKEAGKQLKTYFPYQKDDINELPDDLSFKE, from the coding sequence ATGTCGCCCGAAAAATATTTTACACAAGCCCAGAAGGATGCAATGGTAGCAGCGATTCAGGAAGCTGAGAAGTGTACCTCCGGAGAAATCCGGATTCACTTTCAGAATCATTGTCAGACAAATCCATTGGATAATGCCGTCGAGGTTTTTGAAAAACTGAAAATGCATGAAACGGCACAACGCAACGGTGTACTCATATTCATCGCTCTGAAAGACAAAAAAATGGCCATCCTCGGAGATGCGGGCATCAATGCCAAAGTAAGTGGAAATTTTTGGGATGACATAAAAAACCGTATGGTCGAAAAATTCAAAAGCGGACAGATTTGTGAAGGTGTCTGTGAAGCCGTAAAAGAAGCCGGGAAACAACTGAAAACCTATTTCCCTTACCAAAAAGACGACATCAATGAACTACCGGACGATTTATCGTTTAAAGAATAG
- a CDS encoding carboxypeptidase-like regulatory domain-containing protein yields the protein MKKNVSFWLFALSTMILAVVWACSDDGKKGEVPPGPDPEVPDVVMKNATVYGLVKDIDGVLLSGVKVTTGTLSAITDANGAFRFESMGTVNNRTLFRFEKAGYFTVTRSGTSSEEITLEVVMHEKGNSDISTSATFEANSGRLLTVGDMKVDIPAAKVVKSDGTAYTGTVNADMLYLDPNNETFNEMMPGGDLAAVRTDNSEVQLVSWGMVEVSLTDGSGNALQLKEDGTSVMTFPIPEGMESNPPETIPLWYFNEETGMWVEEGVARLEGNVYVGEVNHFSWHNLDWPEDRVTVKGTVTNCNGPVQNIKVTVDQTYAYTNSRGEYEVYIPANTSVTVRILSEDYGLLPGVAHELPGQAGGTTVTRNLELQCPRSVTGKIVNSCGEIPVAFINCEYDHEGRTCTMMPVKTDRGGCFKLNAPNINGSVVLRFTLSTGTTFIRNVTLLTGTDITLPDIEVCEEGGGEENTMLILKEEGESVRVNFAPENIQMMWSDTVLMVVCSESDDESCLLTINGFNGNNGSYRGNITIAKGTFVLQAEGITVDVVLQTDGKYAFDVSGTGEYMEVNGSSYTEGTAQIFGKIVASLSLRIEVLRDVENWEDTQLGEDFPELFTPVDALVRFSGQTLQTTTALGYINRPLSDYTEVKSRLADAGFSIRVNEVQEEGCYAIVYQKGNTVVIVGYDPNGDEVDGWDEERFTLLIYVGTVDETTAVTDIHNSYRTLHSKIQKAIQACKQK from the coding sequence ATGAAAAAAAATGTTTCTTTTTGGTTATTTGCCTTGTCGACAATGATACTGGCTGTCGTGTGGGCTTGTTCGGACGATGGGAAGAAGGGAGAGGTTCCTCCCGGCCCGGATCCGGAGGTTCCTGATGTCGTTATGAAAAATGCGACGGTTTATGGACTCGTTAAGGATATCGACGGAGTGCTTTTGTCGGGGGTGAAGGTAACGACAGGAACTCTCTCGGCTATTACGGATGCAAATGGTGCTTTCCGTTTTGAAAGCATGGGAACCGTTAACAACCGTACCCTATTTCGTTTTGAGAAAGCCGGGTATTTTACGGTGACCCGTTCGGGGACGAGTAGTGAAGAAATCACGTTGGAGGTCGTGATGCATGAGAAAGGAAACAGTGATATCAGCACGAGTGCGACATTTGAAGCAAATTCGGGGCGGCTGCTTACTGTCGGGGATATGAAAGTGGATATTCCTGCTGCTAAAGTCGTGAAGAGTGACGGTACGGCTTATACGGGGACTGTAAATGCGGATATGCTTTACCTGGACCCGAATAACGAGACATTTAATGAAATGATGCCCGGGGGTGATTTGGCGGCAGTCCGTACGGATAATAGTGAAGTACAACTGGTGTCGTGGGGAATGGTGGAAGTTTCTCTTACCGATGGAAGCGGCAATGCTTTACAATTGAAAGAGGACGGGACTTCGGTGATGACTTTCCCTATCCCTGAAGGAATGGAAAGCAATCCGCCTGAAACGATTCCGTTGTGGTATTTCAATGAAGAGACCGGAATGTGGGTGGAAGAAGGGGTAGCCCGTCTGGAAGGAAATGTATACGTCGGCGAAGTAAATCATTTTTCGTGGCACAACCTGGATTGGCCGGAGGACCGGGTGACAGTGAAGGGAACGGTTACCAATTGCAATGGGCCGGTCCAGAATATAAAAGTAACGGTAGATCAAACCTATGCCTACACAAATAGCCGGGGGGAATATGAAGTATATATTCCGGCCAACACGTCGGTAACGGTCCGGATACTTTCCGAAGATTACGGATTGCTGCCGGGTGTCGCTCACGAGTTACCGGGACAGGCCGGGGGAACGACGGTAACCCGTAATCTGGAATTGCAATGTCCGAGGTCTGTCACGGGGAAGATCGTCAATTCCTGTGGAGAAATACCTGTTGCTTTTATTAATTGTGAATACGATCATGAGGGGAGGACCTGTACGATGATGCCGGTAAAGACAGACCGGGGAGGGTGCTTCAAACTGAATGCACCGAATATCAACGGTTCAGTTGTTTTACGTTTTACATTGAGTACCGGTACTACTTTTATACGGAATGTAACTCTTCTTACCGGTACTGATATCACTTTACCGGATATCGAAGTCTGTGAGGAAGGCGGAGGTGAAGAAAATACGATGCTTATCCTAAAGGAAGAAGGGGAGAGTGTAAGGGTAAACTTTGCTCCCGAGAATATTCAAATGATGTGGTCGGATACCGTGTTGATGGTGGTGTGTTCAGAAAGTGATGATGAATCTTGCCTGCTTACGATCAATGGCTTTAATGGGAATAATGGGAGTTATAGAGGTAACATAACAATAGCGAAAGGCACCTTTGTTTTACAAGCAGAGGGAATCACAGTCGACGTTGTGCTACAAACAGATGGAAAATATGCTTTCGATGTGAGCGGTACGGGAGAATATATGGAGGTGAACGGTTCGTCTTATACGGAAGGAACGGCGCAAATATTTGGTAAAATTGTCGCGTCTTTGTCTTTACGTATCGAAGTCCTGCGGGATGTCGAAAATTGGGAGGATACACAATTGGGAGAGGATTTCCCTGAATTGTTTACGCCGGTTGATGCATTGGTCCGGTTTTCCGGACAAACTTTGCAAACGACGACGGCTTTGGGGTATATTAACCGGCCCTTATCGGATTATACTGAGGTAAAGTCGCGCCTTGCGGATGCCGGCTTTTCTATCAGAGTAAACGAGGTGCAGGAGGAAGGTTGTTATGCTATTGTTTATCAGAAAGGGAATACTGTTGTGATCGTGGGATATGATCCGAACGGAGATGAGGTAGACGGATGGGATGAAGAAAGATTTACCCTGCTGATATATGTCGGTACTGTGGATGAGACTACTGCTGTGACAGATATTCATAATTCGTATAGAACTTTACATAGCAAAATACAAAAAGCCATTCAAGCTTGTAAACAGAAATAA
- a CDS encoding TPM domain-containing protein, giving the protein MTKYFLSLLFILILSFNGRAQDFPEPMYPRRIVNDFTAMFTPEQQSALETKLRHFNDTSSTQIAVVTVPDIHGYAPGDYAQRLAEKWGIGQKGKDNGILVLVKPKTRREKGEVAIAVGYGLEGVVPDAVASRIIRNDIIPEFQKGRYYNGINKAVDKLIGLATGEYKAEKSGDDENWTWFIIPFIILFIILPLLGRKGGNHNHGDGNYTGSGNSGGPFIFWGGLGSGQHSSGGSFGGFGGFGGGSFGGGGASGSW; this is encoded by the coding sequence ATGACTAAATATTTTCTATCGTTACTGTTTATCCTTATTCTATCATTTAACGGAAGGGCACAGGATTTTCCGGAACCGATGTATCCGCGGCGGATCGTCAACGATTTTACAGCAATGTTTACTCCGGAACAACAATCTGCTCTGGAGACGAAACTCCGTCATTTCAATGATACTTCCTCTACCCAGATTGCTGTAGTAACCGTACCGGATATACATGGGTATGCACCGGGAGACTATGCGCAACGACTGGCAGAAAAATGGGGCATCGGCCAAAAAGGAAAAGACAACGGCATCCTCGTTTTGGTTAAACCCAAAACCAGGAGAGAAAAAGGAGAAGTAGCCATTGCCGTAGGATACGGTCTGGAAGGGGTTGTTCCGGATGCTGTCGCCTCCCGGATTATACGCAATGATATTATTCCGGAATTTCAAAAAGGCAGGTATTACAACGGTATAAATAAAGCCGTAGACAAACTGATCGGACTGGCAACCGGAGAATACAAAGCAGAGAAAAGCGGCGATGACGAAAATTGGACATGGTTTATCATCCCGTTTATAATTCTTTTCATTATCCTTCCGTTATTGGGACGCAAAGGCGGAAACCACAACCACGGAGACGGGAATTATACCGGTAGCGGAAACAGTGGAGGCCCCTTTATTTTCTGGGGCGGCCTCGGAAGCGGACAGCACAGCAGCGGAGGAAGTTTCGGCGGATTCGGTGGGTTTGGAGGAGGAAGTTTCGGGGGTGGAGGCGCCAGTGGAAGCTGGTAA
- a CDS encoding LemA family protein: MSVLLILGIILIVFIVMYNSLVRKRNETANAFGSIDAMLKKRFDLIPNLVATVQQYAKYEESTFSKITALRNQAYDSLSEQQKTEFDRNFNEVKKNFFMLAENYPQLRASENFMHLQRTLNETEEQLSASRRTYNASVTDYNNAVMTFPSSIIANMFGFKTKEILTLPEAEKVNPQIKDLFQS; encoded by the coding sequence ATGTCTGTACTTCTGATTCTGGGTATTATCCTCATCGTTTTTATCGTAATGTACAACTCTCTTGTACGCAAACGCAATGAAACAGCAAACGCATTCGGCTCCATCGATGCCATGTTGAAAAAAAGATTCGATTTAATTCCGAACCTGGTAGCTACAGTACAGCAATACGCCAAATACGAAGAAAGTACTTTTTCCAAAATTACAGCCCTTCGCAACCAAGCATACGATTCACTTTCAGAACAGCAAAAAACTGAATTCGACCGGAATTTCAATGAAGTGAAAAAGAATTTCTTCATGCTGGCAGAAAATTATCCGCAACTACGGGCTTCGGAAAATTTCATGCACCTGCAACGGACATTGAATGAAACAGAAGAGCAACTGTCCGCTTCAAGGCGTACATACAACGCCAGCGTAACCGACTATAATAATGCTGTCATGACTTTCCCGTCCAGTATAATCGCCAATATGTTCGGCTTTAAAACCAAAGAGATTCTGACTCTTCCGGAAGCAGAAAAAGTAAACCCCCAAATAAAAGATCTGTTCCAATCCTGA
- a CDS encoding Yip1 family protein: MNLIERTKSILISPKEEWSKIGQENDTPVKLLTTYLLWLAILPAAAAFIGYGLIGFRIPLVGHIASLEWGIRMALLQYVSVIGGVFLTAFVFDMLASYFGAEKSFNKAFQLATYCYAAVCVGGIFYIYWSLSFLAGIAGLYALYILYCGLKPMMKVPEEKTTNYFVAALITMVVVAVVLSVVLTAIMGVRPYMY, from the coding sequence ATGAATCTTATAGAAAGAACGAAGAGCATTCTGATTTCTCCAAAAGAGGAATGGAGTAAAATCGGGCAGGAGAACGATACTCCGGTGAAATTGCTTACGACTTATCTGTTGTGGCTTGCTATCTTACCGGCTGCGGCTGCTTTTATCGGTTACGGATTGATCGGTTTCCGGATTCCTTTGGTGGGGCATATCGCCTCTTTGGAGTGGGGCATACGGATGGCGCTTTTGCAGTATGTTTCGGTTATAGGGGGTGTCTTTCTGACGGCTTTTGTTTTTGACATGTTGGCTTCGTATTTCGGGGCAGAGAAAAGTTTTAACAAAGCTTTTCAGTTGGCGACCTATTGCTATGCGGCTGTTTGTGTCGGCGGTATTTTTTACATTTACTGGAGTCTTAGTTTCCTGGCAGGAATAGCTGGTTTGTATGCATTGTATATTCTCTATTGCGGATTAAAGCCAATGATGAAGGTGCCTGAAGAGAAAACGACAAATTATTTTGTAGCTGCTTTAATTACAATGGTTGTCGTTGCAGTTGTCCTGAGTGTCGTTTTGACGGCGATCATGGGCGTGCGTCCTTACATGTATTGA
- a CDS encoding CDGSH iron-sulfur domain-containing protein, with protein MEKENPSIEPGTPILGKDYSIIIDTKGPYFVYGHPRLQQEFIVPNADGEAWEYHPGETYNTEAEPVALCRCGHSRTKPYCDGAHTQADWDPRLTADRTPLLDSAETYDSQYLELSDNPDYCVHARFCMAKGTVWEQINNSDQKESYDLCVRETFHCPSGRLKIKNKKEDRFLEPSLKPSLSLIEDPQEECSGPLWVKGGIPIEDCECNAYEIRNRVTLCRCGASTNKPYCDGTHATIHFKDGLKPLKNTKNKSETHTNQDLHH; from the coding sequence ATGGAAAAAGAAAATCCATCTATCGAACCAGGAACTCCGATACTGGGAAAAGACTATTCGATAATTATCGACACCAAAGGTCCCTACTTCGTATACGGCCATCCCCGGCTACAGCAGGAATTTATCGTTCCTAATGCCGATGGTGAAGCCTGGGAATACCACCCGGGAGAAACGTATAATACGGAGGCAGAACCTGTAGCCCTCTGTCGTTGCGGACATTCCCGGACAAAACCCTATTGTGACGGCGCGCATACCCAAGCAGACTGGGATCCCCGTCTGACTGCCGACCGGACACCTTTGCTCGATTCGGCAGAAACCTATGACAGCCAATATCTGGAACTATCCGATAATCCGGATTATTGTGTACACGCCCGTTTCTGTATGGCCAAAGGTACGGTATGGGAACAAATCAACAATTCAGACCAAAAAGAGTCCTATGATCTTTGTGTCCGGGAAACTTTCCATTGTCCCTCCGGCAGATTGAAAATCAAGAATAAAAAAGAAGACCGGTTTCTGGAACCGTCTCTAAAGCCTTCTTTAAGCCTGATAGAAGACCCTCAGGAAGAGTGCAGCGGACCGCTATGGGTGAAAGGAGGCATTCCGATTGAAGACTGTGAATGCAACGCCTATGAAATCCGGAACCGGGTTACCCTTTGCCGCTGCGGGGCCTCCACAAACAAACCCTATTGCGATGGAACTCACGCAACCATACACTTTAAAGACGGATTAAAACCCCTGAAAAACACAAAGAATAAATCCGAGACTCATACAAACCAAGACTTACATCATTGA
- a CDS encoding LemA family protein, translated as MKKGYIVLIVIIVAILAIFFWFKGTYNGMVKMSEAVSAQWSNVENQYQRRIDLIPNLVNTVKGYASHEEQTLIDVVNARAQATKTQINFDQLDEATLQKLNRTQGELSSALSRLMAISESYPDLKANQNFMELQAQLEGTENRIAVERRKFNESVRNYNADIRQFPKNIIAGMFGFTPKPYFEANEGAEQAPKVEF; from the coding sequence ATGAAAAAAGGATATATTGTATTGATTGTAATTATCGTAGCCATATTGGCTATCTTCTTTTGGTTTAAAGGAACATATAACGGCATGGTGAAAATGAGTGAAGCCGTATCTGCTCAATGGTCAAATGTAGAAAACCAATACCAGAGACGCATCGATTTGATACCGAATTTGGTAAATACCGTAAAAGGTTATGCCTCCCATGAAGAACAAACATTGATCGATGTCGTAAATGCCCGGGCACAGGCAACCAAAACACAGATCAATTTCGACCAATTGGATGAAGCAACTTTGCAAAAACTAAACCGTACCCAGGGAGAATTGTCTTCTGCCCTTTCCAGATTAATGGCTATTTCCGAAAGCTATCCTGATTTGAAAGCCAATCAAAACTTTATGGAACTGCAAGCACAACTGGAGGGAACTGAAAACCGGATAGCAGTCGAAAGACGGAAATTCAACGAATCGGTTAGAAATTATAACGCCGATATCCGCCAATTTCCTAAAAATATCATAGCCGGTATGTTCGGATTTACGCCCAAACCATATTTCGAAGCAAATGAAGGTGCCGAACAAGCCCCGAAAGTAGAATTTTAA